One Streptococcus sp. DTU_2020_1001019_1_SI_AUS_MUR_006 DNA window includes the following coding sequences:
- a CDS encoding Rib/alpha-like domain-containing protein — MEKKSNSLSRVKRRQQEKVLRFSIRKYSFGAASVAVAALMFLGARVVSADSVTPVDKPHVEALTQDTSPLASQDKEEPASSVKVDTATASQLVAQIKDQLHVKEAANTDLLVRAKEELVKAEQTLADSKVSQEEVDALVARLTNVLDQLRAVEVSQGKEDKNGESTQEATPEIKPEVVKPTPEISAKSEETSENTNVEQLEKAKASLKVSIDRLEQAIAQTPENDLTREILEKAIAQVAVAKSAFGGVEVSLRDVEDMNRVIKRNESSVMIARNRLTSGRNDVRNGAAIPVGTTLRADAGATYDNAVGLYFTKEGDGSGYPAGTMLFRDRNQNTADNQRVKDVKDVVKVDVTKNGDTYDWVIEFEANPENHQNAHAWFTIPTGHTLVDDGSASFGSYWGGSGGKRRIETQGRLPRNLYDIFKDQVSSTSKDVNIGTPGGAIEQAWGKAATTDAFWKGADGEIKTFEEIISKPDTLYFNRTGGARTTTEKDVLVSDYLKDWLIQHTQRVYHFDIDYRGRTKDSASNYIFRFKTKAAEGTPLMYAAGMRSYEFSTHRNDMQWYGLPSPKVTGADQTIEKGKEIRLEFTTKDNLAGFSLGDPKLGYNPADSIKLVDSKLELKDQKVEVQKVSDYEHKLIITGRVASDPGDYKVKVKSVNNVGQSAEFTSTVKVTQSITPTLELNQDPKTGDVTVTPKKPDGSTYPPETKVEIPGKGDKPIPVTIGKDGKGKVPNSDLPEGNVPGIGKITEPGQPTVEVPDVTTPAKIIPADQVAPTITKLTDNRNAEIDSKNPRKIIVYREEEFSVDVNLTDNSGRLDKIKVHDNAQAVAPSGNFEVTNGGRLELPANGTSINFTDKTSNLGQAGNATDTNPYKVNISGHVGKNQEVKADASKNIWNRYISGYDQGGLTNNNTNNNTANNANIQIEFRKQADKYTPTAVTGSKIDVATDGTISGYDSPETYIANKSDLPTEGTTPGARTTYTWKDGETPTVNNGQVTRTAVVTYPDGSTDEVPVTFTVRDTVAPTITSLTPIKNAEIDSTNPHKIIVYREEEFSVDVNLTDNSGRLDKIKVHDNAQAVAPSGNFEVTNGGRLELPANGTSINFTDKTSNLGQAGNATDTNPYKVNISGHVGKDQVINTPASRNIWNRYISGYDQEGLTNNNTNNNTANNANIQIEFRKQAEKYTPTATNPTVNLTSNGTVPDLGSPETYIANKSDLPATGTTPGTTTTYAWKAGETPTVNNGQVTRTVVVTYPDGSTDEVPVTVRVVDPRTDAEKNNPTPQEQTVNVGETPDPKKSIGNVGDLPKGTTVEYKTPVDTTTPGDKKTTAVVTYPDGSKDEVPVTVKVVDPRTDADKNTPTVELEQDPKTGDVTVTPKKPDGSTYKPGTKVEIPGKDGKPIPVTIGEDGKGKVPNSDLPDNKVPGTGKITEPGQPAVEVPVTTPAKVTPETPAQKTPTLDVEQDPKTGDVTVTPKKPDGSTYKPGTKVEIPGKDGKPIPVTIGEDGKGKVPNSDLPDNKVPGTGKITEPGQPAVEVPVTTPAKVTPETPAQKTPTLDVEQDPKTGDVTVTPKKPDGSTYKPGTKVEIPGKDGKPIPVTIGEDGKGKVPNSDLPDNKVPGTGKITEPGQPAVEVPVTTPAQKTPTVELEQDPKTGDITVTPKKPDGTPYKPGTKVEIPGKDGKPIPVTIGEDGKGKVPNSDLPDNKVPGTGKITEPGQPAVEVPVTTPAKVTPETPAQKTPTVELEQDPKTGDVTVTPKKPDGSTYKPGTKVEIPGKDGKPIPVTIGEDGKGKVPNSDLPDNKVPGTGKITEPGQPAVEVPVTTPAKVTPETPAQKTPTVELEQDPKTGDVTVTPKKPDGSTYKPGTKVEIPGKDGKPIPVTIGEDGKGKVPNSDLPDNKVPGTGKITEPGQPAVEVPVTTPAKVTPETPAQKTPTLDVEQDPKTGDVTVTPKKPDGSTYKPGTKVEIPGKDGKPIPVTIGEDGKGKVPNSDLPDNKVPGTGKITEPGQPAVEVPVTTPAQKTPTVELEQDPKTGDITVTPKKPDGTPYKPGTKVEIPGKDGKPIPVTIGEDGKGKVPNSDLPDNKVPGTGKITEPGQPAVEVPVTTPAKVTPETPAQKTPTVELEQDPKTGDITVTPKKPDGSTYKPGTKVEIPGKDGKPIPVTIGEDGKGKVPNSDLPDNKVPGTGKITEPGQPAVEVPVTTPAKVTPETPAQKTPTLDVEQDPKTGDITVTPKKPDGSTYKPGTKVEIPGKDGKPIPVTIGEDGKGKVPNSELPDDKVPGTGKITEPGQPAVEVPVTTPAKVTPETPAQKTPTVELEQDPKTGDVTVTPKKPDGSTYKPGTKVEIPGKDGKPIPVTIGEDGKGKVPNSDLPDNKVPGTGKITEPGQPAVEVPVTTPAKVTPETPAQKTPTLDVEQDPKTGDVTVTPKKPDGSTYKPGTKVEIPGKDGKPIPVTIGEDGKGKVPNSDLPDNKVPGTGKITEPGQPAVEVPVTTPAKVTPETPAQKTPTLDVEQDPKTGDVTVTPKKPDGSTYKPGTKVEIPGKDGKPIPVTIGEDGKGKVPNSDLPDNKVPGTGKITEPGQPAVEVPVTTPAKVTPETPAQKTPTVELEQDPKTGDITVTPKKPDGSTYKPGTKVEIPGKDGKPIPVTIGEDGKGKVPNSDLPDNKVPGTGKITEPGQPAVEVPVTTPAKVTPETPAQKTPTLDVEQDPKTGDITVTPKKPDGSTYKPGTKVEIPGKDGKPIPVTIGEDGKGKVPNSELPDDKVPGTGKITEPGQPAVEVPVTTPAKVTPETPAQKTPTVELEQDPKTGDVTVTPKKPDGSTYKPGTKVEIPGKDGKPIPVTIGEDGKGKVPNDKLPKKDVPGTGKITEPGKPAVEVPVTTPGKVTPNTPTTETPSEIEITRKPNGDAVVTPKKPDGSTYPSGSKVVIPGENNTPIEVTIGDNGSGEVPNDKLPKKDVPGTGTVTEPNKKPSQPVDVTTPARKTPTVELDKDPKTGDVTVTPKKPDGSTFPPGTKVEIPGEDGPITVEIGQDGKGKVPNDKLPKKDIPGTGKITEPGKPAVEVPVTTPGKVTPNTPTTETPSEIEITRKPNGDAVVTPKKPDGSTYPSGSKVVIPGENNTPIEVTIGDNGSGEVPNDKLPKKDVPGTGTVTEPNKKPSQPVDVTTPGQKTPTVDVEQDPKTGDVTVTPKKPDGSTFPPGTKVEIPGEDGPIIVEIGQDGKGKVPNDKLPKKDVPGTGKITEPGKPAVEVPVTTPGKVTPNTPTTEKPSEIEITRKPNGDAVVTPKKPDGSTYPSGSKVVIPGENNTPITVTIGDNGSGEVPNDKLPKKDVPGTGTVTEPNKKPSQPVDVTTPGQKTPTVDVEQDPKTGDVTVTPKKPDGSTFPPGTKVEIPGEDGPIIVEIGQDGKGKVPNDKLPKKDVPGTGKITEPGKPAVEVPVETPAKVTPVAVNPNVNHEDTTATIDNGAKSNDSQKVLPNTGTESNATLASLGLLGILGGLGLALGKKKED, encoded by the coding sequence ATGGAAAAAAAATCAAATTCACTAAGTAGAGTAAAGCGTCGACAACAGGAAAAAGTCTTACGCTTCTCTATTCGTAAGTATAGCTTTGGTGCGGCTTCAGTTGCTGTTGCAGCGCTGATGTTTTTGGGTGCGCGTGTCGTTAGTGCGGATAGCGTAACACCTGTCGACAAACCTCATGTAGAGGCTTTAACTCAAGATACTAGTCCGCTAGCATCGCAGGATAAGGAAGAGCCTGCTAGTTCTGTAAAAGTGGATACAGCTACTGCAAGTCAGCTTGTGGCACAGATCAAAGACCAGCTCCACGTCAAGGAAGCTGCTAATACAGATCTTTTAGTCCGTGCCAAGGAAGAACTTGTCAAGGCTGAACAGACTCTCGCTGATTCAAAAGTGAGTCAAGAAGAAGTGGACGCTTTAGTAGCTCGCTTGACCAATGTTTTGGACCAGCTACGAGCAGTGGAAGTATCTCAAGGCAAAGAAGATAAAAATGGTGAAAGTACACAGGAAGCAACTCCGGAAATCAAGCCAGAAGTAGTGAAGCCAACTCCAGAAATTTCAGCTAAGTCTGAGGAAACTTCAGAAAATACCAATGTTGAGCAACTGGAAAAAGCTAAAGCTAGTCTCAAAGTATCTATTGATCGTTTGGAGCAGGCTATCGCCCAAACACCTGAGAATGACTTGACACGTGAAATCTTGGAAAAAGCTATCGCCCAAGTTGCTGTAGCCAAGTCTGCATTTGGTGGTGTAGAAGTTAGCCTTCGTGATGTTGAGGATATGAATCGTGTCATCAAACGTAACGAAAGCTCTGTTATGATTGCACGTAATCGTTTGACTTCGGGGCGTAATGACGTCCGTAATGGCGCAGCTATCCCAGTTGGGACAACGCTTCGCGCTGATGCGGGGGCAACCTATGACAATGCTGTTGGGCTCTACTTCACAAAGGAAGGAGATGGCTCAGGTTATCCAGCTGGTACCATGCTCTTTAGAGACCGTAACCAAAATACTGCGGATAATCAAAGAGTTAAGGATGTCAAGGATGTCGTTAAGGTTGATGTCACTAAAAACGGAGATACATACGATTGGGTCATTGAGTTTGAAGCTAATCCTGAAAACCACCAAAATGCCCATGCTTGGTTTACCATTCCAACTGGTCATACCTTGGTAGACGACGGTTCGGCATCATTTGGTAGTTACTGGGGTGGTTCTGGTGGAAAACGACGTATTGAAACTCAAGGAAGATTACCACGAAACTTATACGACATTTTTAAAGATCAGGTTAGCTCTACGTCTAAGGATGTTAACATTGGTACCCCTGGTGGAGCTATCGAGCAGGCTTGGGGCAAAGCCGCCACTACCGATGCTTTCTGGAAAGGTGCTGATGGAGAGATTAAAACATTTGAAGAAATCATTTCAAAACCTGATACACTCTATTTTAATCGTACAGGTGGTGCCCGTACGACAACGGAGAAGGATGTTCTGGTATCAGATTATTTGAAGGATTGGTTGATCCAGCATACGCAAAGAGTCTATCATTTTGATATTGATTATCGTGGTAGAACTAAGGATAGTGCATCAAACTATATCTTTCGTTTCAAAACCAAGGCTGCTGAGGGGACTCCACTCATGTATGCAGCAGGGATGCGCTCCTATGAGTTCAGCACCCACCGAAATGATATGCAATGGTATGGTTTGCCATCTCCTAAGGTGACGGGGGCTGATCAAACTATCGAAAAAGGTAAGGAAATTCGACTTGAATTTACAACTAAAGATAATCTAGCAGGATTTTCACTTGGTGATCCAAAACTAGGTTATAATCCAGCTGATTCTATCAAGTTAGTGGATAGTAAGCTGGAACTTAAAGATCAAAAAGTTGAAGTTCAAAAAGTGAGTGATTATGAGCACAAGCTTATTATCACAGGTCGTGTTGCTTCAGATCCTGGCGACTATAAGGTCAAGGTCAAGTCTGTCAATAACGTTGGACAAAGTGCGGAGTTTACATCAACTGTCAAGGTTACACAATCTATTACACCAACATTAGAGTTGAATCAAGATCCTAAGACAGGTGACGTTACAGTAACACCGAAGAAACCAGATGGCTCAACATACCCACCAGAAACTAAGGTAGAAATCCCAGGTAAAGGTGACAAGCCAATCCCAGTCACAATCGGTAAAGACGGTAAAGGTAAAGTACCTAATAGTGATTTACCTGAAGGTAATGTCCCAGGTATAGGTAAGATTACAGAACCAGGTCAACCAACTGTTGAAGTTCCTGATGTAACAACTCCAGCTAAGATAATACCAGCTGACCAGGTAGCACCAACAATTACTAAATTAACTGATAATCGTAATGCAGAAATTGATAGTAAAAACCCACGTAAGATTATCGTTTATCGTGAAGAAGAGTTTAGCGTTGATGTGAACTTAACTGATAACAGTGGTCGCTTGGATAAGATTAAGGTTCACGACAATGCTCAAGCAGTAGCACCATCAGGTAATTTCGAAGTTACAAATGGTGGTCGTCTTGAACTTCCTGCTAATGGTACAAGTATTAACTTCACGGATAAGACAAGTAATTTAGGTCAAGCTGGCAATGCGACAGATACTAACCCATATAAAGTTAATATTTCAGGTCATGTTGGTAAAAATCAGGAAGTCAAAGCTGATGCTAGCAAAAATATCTGGAATCGTTATATTAGTGGATATGACCAAGGAGGTCTGACAAATAACAACACAAACAATAACACTGCTAATAACGCCAATATTCAGATTGAGTTCCGTAAGCAAGCTGATAAATATACACCAACAGCAGTAACAGGCTCTAAAATCGATGTAGCGACAGATGGTACAATCAGTGGTTATGACTCACCAGAGACTTATATTGCCAACAAGTCTGACTTGCCAACTGAAGGTACAACGCCAGGTGCAAGAACGACTTATACATGGAAAGATGGAGAAACTCCAACTGTTAACAATGGTCAAGTCACACGTACAGCGGTAGTTACTTATCCAGATGGTTCAACAGATGAAGTACCTGTAACCTTCACAGTTCGTGACACAGTAGCGCCAACAATTACTAGCTTAACTCCTATTAAGAATGCGGAAATTGATAGTACTAACCCACATAAGATTATCGTTTATCGTGAAGAAGAGTTTAGCGTTGATGTGAACTTAACTGATAACAGTGGTCGCTTGGATAAGATTAAGGTTCACGACAATGCTCAAGCAGTAGCACCATCAGGTAATTTCGAAGTTACAAATGGTGGTCGTCTTGAACTTCCTGCTAATGGTACAAGTATTAACTTCACGGATAAGACAAGTAATTTAGGTCAAGCTGGCAATGCGACAGATACTAACCCATATAAAGTTAATATTTCAGGTCATGTTGGTAAAGATCAGGTTATCAATACTCCAGCTAGTCGAAATATCTGGAATCGTTATATTAGTGGATATGACCAAGAAGGTCTGACAAATAACAACACAAACAATAACACTGCTAATAACGCCAATATTCAGATTGAGTTCCGTAAGCAAGCTGAGAAATATACACCAACAGCTACAAATCCTACAGTGAATCTGACTTCAAATGGAACTGTTCCAGATTTGGGATCACCAGAGACTTATATTGCCAACAAGTCTGACTTGCCGGCTACAGGAACAACACCAGGTACAACAACGACATATGCATGGAAAGCTGGAGAAACTCCAACTGTTAACAATGGTCAAGTCACACGTACAGTAGTAGTTACTTATCCAGATGGCTCAACAGATGAAGTTCCAGTAACTGTTAGGGTTGTAGATCCACGTACAGATGCAGAGAAGAACAATCCAACACCTCAAGAGCAAACTGTTAATGTAGGTGAAACTCCAGATCCTAAGAAATCAATCGGTAATGTAGGAGATCTTCCAAAAGGAACTACAGTTGAATACAAGACTCCAGTAGACACTACAACACCAGGCGATAAGAAAACAACAGCAGTTGTCACTTACCCAGATGGCTCTAAGGATGAAGTTCCAGTAACTGTTAAGGTAGTAGATCCACGTACAGATGCGGATAAGAACACACCAACAGTAGAGTTGGAACAAGATCCTAAGACAGGTGACGTTACGGTAACACCGAAGAAACCAGATGGCTCAACATACAAACCAGGAACTAAGGTAGAAATCCCAGGTAAAGATGGTAAGCCAATCCCAGTCACAATCGGTGAAGACGGTAAAGGTAAAGTACCAAACAGTGACCTACCAGATAATAAAGTTCCAGGTACAGGTAAGATTACAGAACCAGGTCAACCAGCTGTAGAAGTTCCAGTAACAACACCAGCTAAGGTAACACCAGAAACACCAGCTCAAAAGACACCAACACTAGATGTTGAACAAGATCCTAAGACAGGTGACGTTACGGTAACACCGAAGAAACCAGACGGCTCAACATACAAACCAGGAACTAAGGTAGAAATCCCAGGTAAAGATGGTAAGCCAATCCCAGTCACAATCGGTGAAGACGGTAAAGGTAAAGTACCAAACAGTGACCTACCAGATAATAAAGTTCCAGGTACAGGTAAGATTACAGAACCAGGTCAACCAGCTGTAGAAGTTCCAGTAACAACACCAGCTAAGGTAACACCAGAAACACCAGCTCAAAAGACACCAACACTAGATGTTGAACAAGATCCTAAGACAGGTGACGTTACGGTAACACCGAAGAAACCAGACGGCTCAACATACAAACCAGGAACTAAGGTAGAAATCCCAGGTAAAGATGGTAAGCCAATCCCAGTCACAATCGGTGAAGATGGTAAAGGTAAAGTACCAAACAGTGACCTACCAGATAATAAAGTTCCAGGTACAGGTAAGATTACAGAACCAGGTCAACCAGCTGTAGAAGTTCCAGTAACAACACCAGCTCAAAAGACACCAACAGTAGAGTTGGAACAAGATCCTAAGACAGGTGACATTACAGTAACACCGAAGAAACCGGATGGAACTCCATACAAACCAGGAACTAAGGTAGAAATCCCAGGTAAAGATGGTAAGCCAATCCCAGTCACAATCGGTGAAGATGGTAAAGGTAAAGTACCAAACAGTGACCTACCAGATAATAAAGTTCCAGGTACAGGTAAGATTACAGAACCAGGTCAACCAGCTGTAGAAGTTCCAGTAACAACACCAGCTAAGGTAACACCAGAAACACCAGCTCAAAAGACACCAACAGTAGAGTTGGAACAAGATCCTAAGACAGGTGACGTTACGGTAACACCGAAGAAACCAGATGGCTCAACATACAAACCAGGAACTAAGGTAGAAATCCCAGGTAAAGATGGTAAGCCAATCCCAGTCACAATCGGTGAAGACGGTAAAGGTAAAGTACCAAACAGTGACCTACCAGATAATAAAGTTCCAGGTACAGGTAAGATTACAGAACCAGGTCAACCAGCTGTAGAAGTTCCAGTAACAACACCAGCTAAGGTAACACCAGAAACACCAGCTCAAAAGACACCAACAGTAGAGTTGGAACAAGATCCTAAGACAGGTGACGTTACGGTAACACCGAAGAAACCAGACGGCTCAACATACAAACCAGGAACTAAGGTAGAAATCCCAGGTAAAGATGGTAAGCCAATCCCAGTCACAATCGGTGAAGACGGTAAAGGTAAAGTACCAAACAGTGACCTACCAGATAATAAAGTTCCAGGTACAGGTAAGATTACAGAACCAGGTCAACCAGCTGTAGAAGTTCCAGTAACAACACCAGCTAAGGTAACACCAGAAACACCAGCTCAAAAGACACCAACACTAGATGTTGAACAAGATCCTAAGACAGGTGACGTTACGGTAACACCGAAGAAACCAGACGGCTCAACATACAAACCAGGAACTAAGGTAGAAATCCCAGGTAAAGATGGTAAGCCAATCCCAGTCACAATCGGTGAAGATGGTAAAGGTAAAGTACCAAACAGTGACCTACCAGATAATAAAGTTCCAGGTACAGGTAAGATTACAGAACCAGGTCAACCAGCTGTAGAAGTTCCAGTAACAACACCAGCTCAAAAGACACCAACAGTAGAGTTGGAACAAGATCCTAAGACAGGTGACATTACAGTAACACCGAAGAAACCGGATGGAACTCCATACAAACCAGGAACTAAGGTAGAAATCCCAGGTAAAGATGGTAAGCCAATCCCAGTCACAATCGGTGAAGATGGTAAAGGTAAAGTACCAAACAGTGACCTACCAGATAATAAAGTTCCAGGTACAGGTAAGATTACAGAACCAGGTCAACCAGCTGTAGAAGTTCCAGTAACAACACCAGCTAAGGTAACACCAGAAACACCAGCTCAAAAGACACCAACAGTAGAGTTGGAACAAGATCCTAAGACAGGTGACATTACAGTAACACCGAAGAAACCGGATGGCTCAACATACAAACCAGGAACTAAGGTAGAAATCCCAGGTAAAGATGGTAAGCCAATCCCAGTCACAATCGGTGAAGATGGTAAAGGTAAAGTACCAAACAGTGACCTACCAGATAATAAAGTTCCAGGTACAGGTAAGATTACAGAACCAGGTCAACCAGCTGTAGAAGTTCCAGTAACAACACCAGCTAAGGTAACACCAGAAACACCAGCTCAAAAGACACCAACACTAGATGTTGAACAAGATCCTAAGACAGGTGACATTACAGTAACACCGAAGAAACCGGATGGCTCAACATACAAACCAGGAACTAAGGTAGAAATCCCAGGTAAAGATGGTAAGCCAATCCCAGTCACAATCGGTGAAGACGGTAAAGGTAAAGTACCAAACAGCGAATTACCAGACGATAAAGTTCCAGGTACAGGTAAGATTACAGAACCAGGTCAACCAGCTGTAGAAGTTCCAGTAACAACACCAGCTAAGGTAACACCAGAAACACCAGCTCAAAAGACACCAACAGTAGAGTTGGAACAAGATCCTAAGACAGGTGACGTTACGGTAACACCGAAGAAACCAGATGGCTCAACATACAAACCAGGAACTAAGGTAGAAATCCCAGGTAAAGATGGTAAGCCAATCCCAGTCACAATCGGTGAAGACGGTAAAGGTAAAGTACCAAACAGTGACCTACCAGATAATAAAGTTCCAGGTACAGGTAAGATTACAGAACCAGGTCAACCAGCTGTAGAAGTTCCAGTAACAACACCAGCTAAGGTAACACCAGAAACACCAGCTCAAAAGACACCAACACTAGATGTTGAACAAGATCCTAAGACAGGTGACGTTACGGTAACACCGAAGAAACCAGACGGCTCAACATACAAACCAGGAACTAAGGTAGAAATCCCAGGTAAAGATGGTAAGCCAATCCCAGTCACAATCGGTGAAGACGGTAAAGGTAAAGTACCAAACAGTGACCTACCAGATAATAAAGTTCCAGGTACAGGTAAGATTACAGAACCAGGTCAACCAGCTGTAGAAGTTCCAGTAACAACACCAGCTAAGGTAACACCAGAAACACCAGCTCAAAAGACACCAACACTAGATGTTGAACAAGATCCTAAGACAGGTGACGTTACGGTAACACCGAAGAAACCAGACGGCTCAACATACAAACCAGGAACTAAGGTAGAAATCCCAGGTAAAGATGGTAAGCCAATCCCAGTCACAATCGGTGAAGACGGTAAAGGTAAAGTACCAAACAGTGACCTACCAGATAATAAAGTTCCAGGTACAGGTAAGATTACAGAACCAGGTCAACCAGCTGTAGAAGTTCCAGTAACAACACCAGCTAAGGTAACACCAGAAACACCAGCTCAAAAGACACCAACAGTAGAGTTGGAACAAGATCCTAAGACAGGTGACATTACAGTAACACCGAAGAAACCGGATGGCTCAACATACAAACCAGGAACTAAGGTAGAAATCCCAGGTAAAGATGGTAAGCCAATCCCAGTCACAATCGGTGAAGATGGTAAAGGTAAAGTACCAAACAGTGACCTACCAGATAATAAAGTTCCAGGTACAGGTAAGATTACAGAACCAGGTCAACCAGCTGTAGAAGTTCCAGTAACAACACCAGCTAAGGTAACACCAGAAACACCAGCTCAAAAGACACCAACACTAGATGTTGAACAAGATCCTAAGACAGGTGACATTACAGTAACACCGAAGAAACCGGATGGCTCAACATACAAACCAGGAACTAAGGTAGAAATCCCAGGTAAAGATGGTAAGCCAATCCCAGTCACAATCGGTGAAGACGGTAAAGGTAAAGTACCAAACAGCGAATTACCAGACGATAAAGTTCCAGGTACAGGTAAGATTACAGAACCAGGTCAACCAGCTGTAGAAGTTCCAGTAACAACACCAGCTAAGGTAACACCAGAAACACCAGCTCAAAAGACACCAACAGTAGAGTTGGAACAAGATCCTAAGACAGGTGACGTTACGGTAACACCGAAGAAACCAGATGGCTCAACATACAAACCAGGAACTAAGGTAGAAATCCCAGGTAAAGATGGTAAGCCAATCCCAGTCACAATCGGTGAAGACGGTAAAGGTAAAGTACCAAATGACAAACTTCCTAAGAAAGATGTCCCAGGTACAGGTAAGATTACAGAACCAGGTAAACCAGCTGTTGAAGTTCCAGTAACAACACCAGGTAAGGTAACACCAAATACCCCAACAACTGAAACACCAAGTGAGATTGAAATCACACGCAAACCAAATGGTGATGCAGTAGTAACGCCTAAGAAACCAGATGGCTCAACTTACCCATCAGGCAGCAAGGTAGTGATTCCAGGTGAAAACAACACACCAATCGAAGTCACAATCGGCGACAACGGTTCAGGTGAAGTACCAAATGACAAGCTTCCTAAGAAAGATGTCCCAGGTACAGGAACAGTAACCGAACCGAACAAGAAACCATCACAACCAGTGGATGTAACAACACCAGCTCGTAAGACACCAACAGTAGAGTTGGATAAAGATCCTAAGACAGGTGACGTTACAGTAACACCTAAGAAACCAGATGGCTCAACATTCCCACCAGGAACTAAGGTAGAAATCCCAGGTGAAGATGGTCCAATCACTGTTGAAATCGGTCAAGATGGTAAAGGTAAAGTACCAAATGACAAACTTCCTAAGAAAGATATCCCAGGTACAGGTAAGATTACAGAACCAGGTAAACCAGCTGTTGAAGTTCCAGTAACAACACCAGGTAAGGTAACACCAAATACCCCAACAACTGAAACACCAAGTGAGATTGAAATCACACGCAAACCAAATGGTGATGCAGTAGTAACGCCTAAGAAACCAGATGGCTCAACTTACCCATCAGGCAGCAAGGTAGTGATTCCAGGTGAAAACAACACACCAATCGAAGTCACAATCGGCGACAATGGCTCAGGTGAAGTACCAAATGACAAGCTTCCTAAGAAAGATGTCCCAGGTACAGGAACAGTAACCGAACCGAACAAGAAACCATCACAACCAGTGGATGTAACAACACCAGGTCAAAAGACACCAACAGTAGATGTTGAACAAGATCCTAAGACAGGTGACGTTACAGTAACACCTAAGAAACCAGATGGCTCAACATTCCCACCAGGAACTAAGGTAGAAATCCCAGGTGAAGATGGTCCAATCATTGTTGAAATCGGTCAAGATGGTAAAGGTAAAGTACCAAATGACAAACTTCCTAAGAAAGATGTCCCAGGTACAGGTAAGATTACAGAACCAGGTAAACCAGCTGTTGAAGTTCCAGTAACAACACCAGGTAAGGTAACACCAAATACCCCAACAACTGAAAAACCAAGTGAGATTGAAATCACACGCAAACCAAATGGTGATGCAGTAGTAACGCCTAAGAAACCAGATGGTTCAACATACCCATCAGGCAGCAAGGTTGTGATTCCAGGTGAAAACAACACACCAATCACAGTCACAATCGGCGACAATGGCTCAGGTGAAGTACCAAATGACAAGCTTCCTAAGAAAGATGTCCCAGGTACAGGAACAGTAACTGAACCGAACAAGAAACCATCACAACCAGTGGATGTAACAACACCAGGTCAAAAGACACCAACAGTAGATGTTGAACAAGATCCTAAGACAGGTGACGTTACAGTAACACCGAAGAAACCAGATGGCTCAACATTCCCACCAGGAACTAAGGTAGAAATCCCAGGTGAAGATGGTCCAATCATTGTTGAAATCGGTCAAGATGGTAAAGGTAAAGTACCAAATGACAAACTTCCTAAGAAAGATGTCCCAGGTACAGGTAAGATTACAGAACCAGGTAAACCAGCTGTAGAAGTTCCAGTAGAAACTCCAGCTAAGGTAACACCAGTTGCAGTTAATCCGAATGTAAATCACGAAGATACTACAGCTACTATTGATAATGGAGCTAAGTCAAATGATTCTCAAAAAGTATTGCCAAATACTGGTACTGAATCAAATGCGACTCTTGCATCTCTAGGCCTTCTTGGTATTCTAGGTGGTCTCGGACTTGCTTTGGGAAAGAAAAAAGAAGACTAA